A region of Streptomyces sp. R44 DNA encodes the following proteins:
- a CDS encoding WhiB family transcriptional regulator has translation MQTDTDVLTAPDLSWRENALCAQAGPEFFFPAPGSSTREAKQLCGACEGRLACLEYALSHDERFGVWGGLSEKERGRLKRQGR, from the coding sequence ATGCAGACGGATACCGACGTGCTGACGGCCCCCGACCTCTCCTGGCGCGAGAACGCCCTGTGCGCCCAGGCCGGACCGGAGTTCTTCTTCCCGGCCCCCGGCTCCTCGACGCGTGAGGCGAAGCAGCTGTGCGGGGCGTGCGAGGGGCGCCTGGCGTGCCTGGAGTACGCACTGAGCCACGACGAGAGGTTCGGGGTGTGGGGCGGGCTCTCCGAGAAGGAGCGTGGGCGGCTCAAGCGGCAGGGCCGCTGA